In one window of Nodosilinea sp. PGN35 DNA:
- a CDS encoding NB-ARC domain-containing protein, with amino-acid sequence MTADDALGLVERVLAQRGEGSLSQMQAALFCQAWDDRTYQAMALALGYEVGYIKQIGSDLWQYLSENLGEKVTKRNLRSVLARQLKALTVPQAELEKCLPSAVGFRRRDWGDAPAAHAVYGRTAELTQLHHWIVAEGCRLVGVFGMGGMGKTTLAMALAQRVQDHFDGVIWRSLRHAPAASDLVRDLLGVLVPGADTAAVGFDRLLRSLLNQLRQHRILLVLDNGETILQPRDRTGTYQPGYADYGSLFHSLGSADHQSATVLTSREKIQEIAQQEGATLPVRSLRLGGLPPADGQAIVEAKGEFVGTPRDWRHLVNHYAGNPLALKMVAAVVQDFFDGHLGPFVQILAQGGSVFGDIRDLLAHQFERLTPVEQQVMVWLAIHREPATLAQIRADLLEPLALGELIEALTSLERRSLIERDSARSSPRSPRFTHQPVVMEYITDWLVVQISQAILAPPTAAVSPLHTHALVLAQAQDYIRASQTRLILQPVLQRLRLRPDELAGRLRHHLATWRGQGLASYACGNLINLLHQAEIPLAGWDFSHQTIWQAYLQDSTLHHTNFAQADLARSVFKDTFSQVLAIAFSPDGQLLAASDVSYEIHLWRVSDAQPVLTLHAQDGWCWAVAFSPNNQTLASSANGTIDLWDLKTGDRYGQLKDSSSRVFSLAFSPDGRYLASGCEDHQIRLWEVRSQTLSQRLVGHSDEVRSVAFSPQGNIGGPGHSGQPHRHQLASGSYDGTLRLWDVASGDSVTLATESPLWSVAFSPDGQTLASGHQDGSVGLWPVATQAPVRWLRPDPMGRSPHGHPQAVRSVAFSPDGRRLASGGDDQIIRLWNWPTGQVDCTLKGHSSWISHVAFSPVCEASPAESGYILASASEDQSVRLWDSQTHQALRVLRGHNSGVWSVALHPQGTYLVSGGQDRQVRLWPLVEAASAKTFSGHGGWVFAVAVSPDGRWVASGGDDRTVRLWDMATGDCRATWTDHGHEVWTLAFCPRGKRLASGSLDGTIRLWNLDRRVGCGTLAGHTSGVWAVAISPDGRRLASGSQDQTVRLWDLETQTCLQTLPCEGSWVRGLAFSPDGRFLSSGGSNGYVMLWDLKLGHRTVIGTHPSLVLAVAFSPDGQWLASCGGDTTIKLWHLPTRRCHQTLSGHDKWVRYVTFSADGDRLISCSQDETIQIWRKLPTPDGFIYCHGQTLRMPRPYEGMAIARVTGLTEAQKAALIALGASETPAVSDSLVGALHCNTPTESR; translated from the coding sequence ATGACCGCCGACGATGCGTTAGGACTGGTTGAGCGGGTGCTCGCCCAGCGGGGGGAGGGTTCGCTGAGCCAAATGCAGGCGGCTTTGTTCTGCCAGGCCTGGGACGATCGCACCTACCAGGCCATGGCGCTGGCCCTGGGCTACGAAGTGGGCTACATCAAGCAGATCGGCTCTGACCTGTGGCAGTACCTCTCCGAAAATCTGGGGGAAAAGGTCACCAAGCGCAATCTGCGGTCGGTGCTGGCCCGCCAGCTGAAGGCTCTGACCGTTCCCCAGGCTGAGTTAGAAAAATGTCTTCCCAGCGCGGTGGGCTTTCGCCGCCGCGACTGGGGGGATGCTCCGGCGGCCCATGCCGTTTACGGGCGCACCGCCGAACTCACCCAGCTCCACCACTGGATTGTGGCTGAGGGCTGTCGGCTGGTAGGGGTGTTTGGCATGGGGGGCATGGGCAAAACCACCCTGGCAATGGCCCTGGCCCAGCGGGTGCAAGACCACTTTGACGGGGTGATCTGGCGATCGCTGCGCCACGCCCCGGCGGCCAGCGACCTGGTGCGGGATCTGCTGGGGGTGCTGGTGCCGGGGGCCGATACCGCCGCTGTGGGGTTTGATAGGCTGCTGCGATCGCTGCTCAACCAGCTGCGCCAGCATCGCATTCTGCTGGTGCTGGACAACGGCGAGACTATCTTGCAGCCCCGCGATCGCACCGGCACCTACCAGCCCGGCTACGCCGACTACGGCTCCCTGTTTCACAGTCTGGGCAGTGCGGATCACCAGAGCGCCACTGTGCTCACCAGCCGCGAAAAAATTCAGGAGATTGCCCAGCAGGAGGGCGCTACCCTGCCGGTGCGATCGCTGCGGTTGGGAGGGCTACCCCCCGCCGATGGTCAGGCGATCGTTGAGGCCAAAGGCGAGTTTGTGGGCACCCCCCGCGACTGGCGGCACCTGGTCAACCACTACGCAGGCAACCCCCTGGCCCTGAAGATGGTGGCCGCCGTGGTGCAGGATTTTTTTGACGGGCACCTGGGGCCGTTTGTACAGATTTTGGCCCAGGGCGGCTCGGTGTTTGGCGACATTCGCGACCTGCTGGCCCACCAGTTTGAGCGCCTCACCCCCGTCGAGCAGCAGGTGATGGTGTGGCTCGCCATCCACCGCGAACCGGCCACCCTGGCCCAGATTCGCGCCGATCTATTAGAGCCCCTGGCCCTCGGTGAGCTGATCGAGGCCCTCACCAGCCTGGAGCGGCGATCGCTGATCGAGCGCGACTCGGCCAGGAGCAGCCCGCGCAGCCCGCGCTTTACCCACCAGCCCGTGGTGATGGAATACATCACCGACTGGCTGGTGGTGCAGATCAGCCAGGCGATTTTGGCCCCGCCCACTGCCGCCGTCAGCCCGCTGCACACCCACGCCCTGGTGCTGGCCCAGGCCCAGGACTACATTCGCGCCAGTCAAACTCGGCTGATTTTGCAGCCCGTTTTGCAGCGGCTGCGGCTGCGTCCCGACGAACTGGCCGGCCGACTGCGCCACCACCTGGCCACCTGGCGCGGGCAGGGGCTGGCCAGCTACGCCTGCGGCAACCTGATCAACCTGCTCCACCAGGCCGAGATACCGCTGGCGGGCTGGGATTTTTCTCACCAGACGATCTGGCAGGCCTACCTGCAAGACAGCACCCTGCACCACACCAACTTTGCCCAGGCCGACCTGGCCAGGTCGGTGTTTAAAGACACCTTTAGCCAGGTGCTGGCGATCGCCTTCAGCCCCGACGGCCAGCTGCTCGCCGCCAGCGATGTCAGCTACGAAATTCACCTGTGGCGGGTGAGCGATGCCCAGCCCGTGCTCACCCTGCACGCCCAGGACGGCTGGTGCTGGGCAGTGGCCTTTAGCCCCAACAACCAGACCCTGGCCAGCAGCGCCAACGGCACCATCGACCTGTGGGATCTCAAAACCGGCGATCGCTACGGCCAGCTCAAGGACTCCTCCAGCCGCGTATTTTCTTTAGCCTTTAGCCCCGATGGCCGCTACCTGGCCAGCGGCTGCGAAGACCACCAGATCCGCCTGTGGGAGGTGCGCAGCCAGACCCTGAGCCAGCGTCTGGTGGGGCACAGCGACGAGGTGCGATCGGTGGCCTTTTCGCCCCAGGGCAACATTGGCGGGCCGGGCCATAGCGGTCAGCCCCATCGCCACCAGCTGGCCAGCGGCAGCTACGACGGCACCCTGCGCCTGTGGGATGTGGCCAGCGGCGACAGCGTCACCCTGGCCACCGAGTCGCCCCTGTGGTCGGTGGCCTTTAGCCCCGACGGGCAAACCCTGGCCAGCGGTCACCAGGACGGCAGCGTTGGTCTGTGGCCGGTGGCCACCCAGGCCCCGGTGCGGTGGCTCAGGCCCGACCCCATGGGGCGATCGCCCCACGGTCATCCCCAGGCGGTGCGATCGGTGGCCTTTAGCCCCGATGGTCGTCGCCTGGCCAGCGGCGGCGACGACCAGATCATTCGCCTGTGGAACTGGCCGACGGGCCAGGTGGACTGCACCCTCAAAGGCCACAGCAGCTGGATCTCCCACGTCGCCTTTAGCCCTGTCTGCGAAGCGTCGCCCGCCGAGAGCGGCTACATTCTGGCCAGCGCCAGCGAAGATCAGTCGGTGCGCCTGTGGGACAGCCAGACTCACCAGGCCCTGCGGGTGCTGCGCGGCCACAACAGCGGCGTGTGGTCGGTGGCCCTGCATCCCCAGGGCACCTACCTGGTCAGCGGTGGCCAAGACCGGCAGGTGCGGCTCTGGCCCCTGGTGGAGGCCGCCTCCGCCAAGACCTTCTCCGGCCACGGCGGCTGGGTGTTTGCTGTGGCGGTCAGCCCCGACGGGCGCTGGGTGGCCAGCGGCGGCGACGATCGCACCGTGCGGCTGTGGGATATGGCTACCGGCGACTGCCGCGCCACCTGGACTGACCACGGTCACGAGGTCTGGACCCTGGCCTTTTGCCCTCGGGGCAAGCGCCTGGCCAGCGGCAGCCTCGACGGCACCATTCGCCTGTGGAACCTCGACCGCCGGGTGGGCTGTGGCACCCTGGCGGGCCACACCAGCGGCGTATGGGCGGTGGCCATCAGCCCCGACGGTCGCCGCCTGGCCAGCGGCAGCCAAGACCAGACCGTGCGCCTGTGGGATCTCGAAACCCAGACCTGCCTGCAAACCCTGCCCTGCGAGGGCAGCTGGGTGCGGGGGCTGGCCTTTAGCCCCGATGGGCGGTTTCTCTCCAGCGGTGGCTCCAACGGCTACGTCATGCTGTGGGATCTCAAGCTGGGCCATCGCACCGTGATCGGCACCCACCCCAGCCTGGTGCTGGCGGTGGCCTTTAGCCCCGACGGCCAGTGGCTGGCCAGCTGCGGCGGTGACACCACGATCAAGCTGTGGCACCTGCCCACCCGGCGCTGTCACCAGACCCTCTCCGGCCACGACAAGTGGGTGCGCTACGTCACCTTCAGTGCCGACGGCGATCGCCTGATCAGCTGTAGCCAGGACGAAACCATTCAGATCTGGCGCAAGCTGCCGACCCCCGACGGCTTTATCTACTGCCATGGGCAAACCCTGCGCATGCCCCGCCCCTACGAAGGCATGGCCATTGCCCGGGTGACGGGGCTGACCGAGGCCCAAAAAGCAGCTCTGATCGCCCTGGGGGCGAGCGAAACGCCCGCAGTCAGCGACAGTCTAGTGGGGGCATTGCACTGCAATACCCCGACGGAGTCTCGGTGA
- a CDS encoding Uma2 family endonuclease → MTTFPRTPLTVPPLENGDRLSRDEFERRYAAMPQMKKAELIGGVVYVAAALRFGSHAEPHSFLMTWLGLYFAATPGVRIGDNPTVRLDDQNAPQPDGILRLEPALGGRSRISSDDYVEGPPELAVEVSASTATVDLQDKKAVYRRHGVQEYIVWQVFDRKIDWFHLDAGRYVDLESDDNGICRSQVFPGLWLDREAMVQGNLAQVLAVVQQGLQSPEHQAFVDTLNSIQGA, encoded by the coding sequence ATGACGACCTTTCCCCGCACGCCCCTGACTGTGCCACCGCTGGAAAATGGCGATCGCCTCAGCCGCGATGAGTTTGAGCGCCGCTACGCCGCTATGCCCCAGATGAAGAAAGCCGAGCTGATCGGAGGAGTTGTCTACGTGGCCGCAGCCTTGCGTTTTGGGAGCCATGCGGAGCCCCATAGCTTTTTGATGACTTGGCTAGGGCTGTATTTTGCGGCTACTCCAGGGGTGAGGATAGGGGACAATCCCACGGTCAGACTTGATGATCAGAATGCTCCCCAGCCCGACGGCATTTTGCGGCTAGAACCAGCCTTGGGGGGGCGATCGCGCATTAGTAGCGATGACTATGTAGAAGGCCCACCAGAACTCGCCGTGGAGGTTTCAGCCAGTACCGCTACCGTAGACTTACAAGACAAAAAGGCCGTATACCGTCGCCACGGCGTTCAAGAATACATCGTCTGGCAGGTGTTTGACCGCAAGATCGACTGGTTTCATTTGGATGCTGGTCGCTACGTCGATTTGGAGTCTGATGACAATGGCATCTGCCGCAGCCAAGTATTTCCCGGCCTGTGGCTCGACCGGGAGGCGATGGTACAGGGCAATCTGGCCCAGGTGTTAGCGGTGGTGCAGCAGGGCCTGCAATCCCCAGAGCACCAGGCTTTTGTCGATACATTAAATTCTATTCAGGGCGCTTAG
- the sipA gene encoding regulatory protein SipA: MTAELAVGDRVRLIALPPYFKTADPMPMLRPPDTLPLGAEGVVQSRRPGGYWGIKFDQGAFLVDRQYLDRADAPAERATGASESGEA; encoded by the coding sequence ATGACTGCTGAACTTGCCGTGGGCGATCGCGTCCGCCTGATCGCCCTGCCCCCCTACTTTAAAACCGCCGACCCCATGCCCATGCTGCGCCCCCCGGACACGCTCCCCCTGGGGGCTGAGGGCGTTGTGCAGAGCCGTCGCCCCGGCGGCTACTGGGGGATAAAGTTTGACCAGGGGGCGTTTTTAGTCGATCGCCAATACCTAGACAGAGCCGATGCCCCGGCGGAGCGGGCCACCGGCGCATCGGAGTCGGGAGAGGCTTAG
- a CDS encoding alanine--glyoxylate aminotransferase family protein produces MDNKLMLMIPGPTPVPEQVLLAMAKHPMGHRSGEFSALMGEVTANLKWLHQTQNDVLVLCSSGTGAMEAGIINFLSAGDRVLVGNNGKFGERWGEVARAYGLDTQEITAEWGKPLNPDDFKAALEADTAKAIKAVIVTHSETSTGVLNDLETINRHVKAHGALIMVDAVTSLGATSVPVDEWGLDVVASGSQKGYMIPPGLAFVSVSAKAWEAYETATLPKFYLDLKPYSKGAAKNTTPFTPPVNLFFALHAALQMMQKEGLEAIFARHDRQKRATRAAMAALNLPLFGADDCASPAITAVMPQGVDAEQIRAVMKKQFDIALAGGQDHLKGQIFRIGHLGFVSDRDVLTAVASLEATLTKLGYDQFTPGAGVNAAGQILLA; encoded by the coding sequence ATGGATAACAAGTTGATGCTGATGATTCCGGGGCCGACCCCGGTACCCGAGCAGGTGCTGTTGGCCATGGCCAAGCACCCCATGGGCCACCGCAGCGGTGAGTTTAGCGCCCTGATGGGCGAGGTGACGGCAAACCTCAAGTGGCTGCACCAAACCCAAAACGACGTGCTGGTGCTCTGCTCTAGCGGCACCGGGGCGATGGAAGCGGGCATTATCAACTTTCTCAGCGCGGGCGATAGGGTGCTGGTGGGCAACAACGGCAAGTTTGGCGAACGCTGGGGCGAAGTGGCCCGCGCCTACGGCCTCGACACCCAGGAGATCACCGCTGAGTGGGGCAAACCCCTCAACCCCGACGACTTCAAAGCCGCCCTGGAGGCCGACACCGCTAAGGCCATCAAAGCGGTGATCGTCACCCACAGCGAAACCTCTACCGGGGTGCTCAACGACCTGGAAACCATCAACCGCCATGTCAAAGCCCACGGCGCGCTGATTATGGTAGATGCGGTGACGAGCCTGGGGGCGACCTCAGTGCCCGTGGATGAATGGGGCCTGGATGTGGTGGCCTCGGGTTCTCAAAAGGGCTACATGATTCCGCCGGGGCTGGCCTTTGTCAGCGTCAGCGCCAAGGCCTGGGAAGCTTACGAAACGGCGACTCTGCCCAAGTTCTACCTCGATCTGAAGCCCTACAGCAAAGGGGCGGCGAAGAATACGACCCCCTTTACCCCCCCGGTAAACCTGTTCTTTGCCCTGCACGCGGCTCTGCAAATGATGCAGAAAGAGGGGCTGGAGGCGATCTTTGCCCGCCACGATCGCCAGAAGCGCGCCACCCGTGCCGCCATGGCGGCCCTCAACCTGCCGCTGTTTGGGGCCGACGACTGCGCCAGCCCGGCGATCACCGCCGTCATGCCCCAGGGGGTCGATGCCGAGCAAATTCGCGCGGTGATGAAGAAGCAGTTTGATATTGCGCTGGCGGGCGGCCAAGACCACCTCAAGGGCCAGATCTTTCGCATTGGCCACCTGGGCTTTGTGAGCGATCGCGACGTGCTGACCGCCGTGGCTTCCCTAGAGGCCACCCTGACCAAACTGGGCTACGACCAGTTCACCCCTGGGGCCGGGGTCAACGCCGCTGGCCAAATTCTGCTGGCCTAG
- a CDS encoding BMP family ABC transporter substrate-binding protein has protein sequence MRKPTFQVTRRQAIRGLLATGAFGLTVKLSGCGNAPPAAGGGDTITAGFIYVGPKDDYGYNQAHAEGRASLEGVDGVKTSEEASVPETNAVQETMRSMIDIDGATAIFATSFGYFDPHVLALAEQFPDVQFFHCGGLYEEGVHPNNVGSYFGYIDEAQYVAGVVAAHATNSKRLGFIAAKPIPQVLRNVNSFTLGARSIDPSITTQVIFTGDWADPVREAEAANSMADQGIDVLTCHVDSPKVVIETAERRGIFASGYHANQAELAPQGYLTGAEWDWSNVYANYMTLMQEGKTLMNGGIPHLVRGGFQDGFLKLSPFGPAVSAEAQQAAEAAKAELVAGNLVIYKGEIKDNQGKVAIAGGKELGQTAVELEQMNWLAEGVMGSVG, from the coding sequence ATGCGGAAACCCACGTTTCAGGTGACCCGTCGCCAGGCGATCCGGGGATTGCTGGCCACCGGAGCCTTTGGCCTTACGGTCAAGCTCAGCGGCTGCGGCAACGCTCCCCCGGCGGCGGGCGGTGGCGACACGATCACGGCAGGCTTTATCTACGTTGGCCCCAAGGATGACTACGGCTACAACCAGGCCCACGCCGAAGGCCGCGCTAGCCTGGAGGGCGTAGATGGCGTCAAGACCTCCGAAGAGGCCAGCGTGCCCGAAACCAACGCGGTGCAGGAAACCATGCGCAGCATGATCGACATCGACGGGGCCACGGCGATTTTTGCCACCTCCTTCGGCTACTTCGACCCCCACGTGCTGGCCCTGGCGGAGCAATTCCCCGATGTGCAATTCTTCCACTGCGGCGGGCTCTACGAAGAGGGCGTCCACCCCAACAACGTGGGCAGCTACTTCGGCTACATCGACGAAGCCCAGTACGTGGCCGGGGTGGTTGCCGCCCACGCCACCAACAGCAAGCGCCTGGGCTTCATCGCCGCCAAGCCCATTCCCCAGGTGCTGCGCAACGTCAACAGCTTTACCCTGGGGGCCCGCAGCATCGACCCCAGCATCACCACCCAGGTGATCTTTACCGGCGACTGGGCCGACCCGGTGCGCGAGGCCGAGGCCGCCAACAGTATGGCCGACCAGGGCATCGACGTGCTCACCTGCCACGTGGACAGCCCCAAGGTGGTGATCGAAACCGCCGAGCGGCGCGGCATTTTTGCCTCGGGCTACCACGCCAACCAGGCCGAACTGGCCCCCCAGGGCTACCTCACCGGGGCCGAGTGGGACTGGTCGAATGTCTACGCCAACTACATGACCCTGATGCAGGAGGGCAAAACCCTGATGAACGGCGGCATTCCCCACCTGGTGCGGGGCGGCTTCCAGGACGGCTTTTTGAAGCTGTCGCCCTTTGGCCCGGCGGTGAGCGCCGAAGCCCAGCAGGCGGCAGAGGCCGCCAAGGCCGAACTGGTGGCGGGCAACCTGGTGATCTACAAAGGCGAGATCAAAGACAACCAGGGCAAGGTCGCGATCGCAGGCGGCAAAGAACTGGGCCAGACGGCGGTGGAGCTGGAGCAGATGAACTGGCTGGCGGAAGGGGTGATGGGAAGTGTGGGGTAA
- a CDS encoding ABC transporter permease, translating to MSDRWRSLLEKICIPVGALLAALVIFGLFCALAGANPFGVYHSIYRAAFGSWSSFQNTLIQASPLMLSALCTALPARLGLVIIGNEGALVLGGLAAVAGGLTLGGWGLPTPGVQLGMALAGMAAGGIWIAIVGALRHYRAVNETISSLLMNYIAIAFLNQMVNGPMKDPASLNKPSTFPIPPEHMLGTLPGSRVHYGLVLGLLACFLAYFLIQRTTFGFAARTAGGNLRAARVAGLPVGKLTLAICFLGGACAGLAGMIEVAAVHGRANESLNANYGYGGVLVAFIARHNPIAASLVALLLGGILASGGILQRAHGLPDATVMVFQGIVFLSVLYSDSLYGKLPIFKAQPPKARPTPPVATATPV from the coding sequence ATGAGCGATCGCTGGCGAAGTCTGCTCGAAAAAATCTGCATTCCCGTGGGGGCGTTGCTGGCGGCCCTGGTGATCTTTGGCCTATTTTGCGCCCTGGCGGGGGCCAACCCCTTCGGAGTCTACCACTCGATCTACCGGGCCGCCTTTGGCAGCTGGAGTTCCTTTCAGAACACCCTGATTCAGGCGTCGCCGCTGATGTTGAGCGCCCTCTGTACGGCTCTGCCAGCGCGACTGGGGCTGGTGATCATCGGCAACGAGGGGGCGCTGGTGCTGGGGGGGCTGGCGGCGGTGGCCGGGGGCCTCACCCTGGGGGGCTGGGGACTGCCCACCCCTGGGGTGCAGCTGGGTATGGCCCTGGCGGGGATGGCGGCGGGCGGTATCTGGATCGCCATTGTCGGTGCCCTGCGCCACTACCGGGCGGTGAATGAGACCATCAGCAGCCTGCTGATGAACTACATTGCGATCGCCTTTCTCAACCAGATGGTCAACGGCCCGATGAAAGATCCGGCCTCCCTCAACAAGCCCTCCACCTTTCCAATTCCGCCGGAGCACATGCTGGGCACCCTGCCCGGCAGCCGGGTGCACTACGGCCTGGTGCTGGGGCTGCTGGCCTGTTTCTTGGCCTACTTCCTGATTCAGCGCACCACCTTTGGCTTTGCGGCCCGCACCGCCGGGGGCAACCTGCGGGCGGCGCGGGTGGCGGGGCTGCCCGTGGGCAAGCTCACCCTGGCGATCTGCTTTTTGGGCGGGGCCTGCGCCGGGCTGGCGGGGATGATCGAAGTGGCCGCCGTCCACGGTCGGGCCAACGAATCCCTCAACGCCAACTACGGCTACGGCGGCGTGCTGGTGGCCTTTATCGCCCGCCACAATCCGATCGCTGCCAGCCTGGTGGCCCTGCTGCTGGGGGGCATTCTCGCCAGCGGCGGCATTTTGCAGCGGGCCCACGGCCTGCCCGACGCCACGGTGATGGTGTTCCAGGGGATTGTGTTCCTCTCGGTGCTCTACAGCGATTCCCTCTACGGCAAGCTGCCCATCTTCAAAGCGCAGCCCCCCAAGGCGCGACCCACCCCCCCGGTGGCGACGGCTACCCCGGTTTAG
- a CDS encoding DEAD/DEAH box helicase, whose amino-acid sequence MPPQLRPYQVDLINDLYRKLNEGHKRVAIIAGTGAGKTVISGQICAHAERAGKRLMFLVHLDVLVGQTYEKMESFGLHCGFIKAGWEENRDAPIQIASIQTMSKRQWWKQWVPDVVFYDEGHITLFSQVGKKVLKTFPDAVHLVMTATPKRLGKEQLGDYMDTLVASPVPSDLQQRGFLAPMKYYSMPPDGVANLKEVKTVRGDYDEAGLKNACDRPELIEKIVREWQRLCPGKRTIAFCVDIEHARHVADAFNAAGITADTVEGGTPIKDRKRMYGDLRDEKILVLTSCNVISIGFDEPSVEVGLMLRPTQSSALHLQQIGRVMRISPHTGKQYGIILDQAGNLERLGFPEDIKDYHLPVQEQSTGGGNPPPKKPCPQCGYMVLSFVVQCPECNHQWITERALNLEDLVEIYSVQQAHQIDDVSILKKLFHGQRRSAYARWINSNKHRCDGNSPDAAKGLFKQHCGRFPKDEWCLGSILGLNPTKEQMQEFLDYLQKCSKRAGKRPEWVVYEFEKECGPGSFQRFAYMRQAI is encoded by the coding sequence ATGCCTCCCCAACTCCGCCCCTACCAGGTTGACCTGATCAACGACCTCTACCGCAAGCTCAACGAGGGGCACAAGCGGGTGGCGATCATCGCCGGTACCGGGGCGGGCAAGACCGTGATCAGCGGCCAGATCTGCGCCCATGCCGAGCGGGCGGGCAAGCGGCTGATGTTTTTGGTGCATCTCGATGTGCTGGTGGGTCAGACCTACGAAAAAATGGAGTCTTTTGGCCTGCACTGCGGCTTCATCAAGGCGGGGTGGGAGGAGAACCGCGACGCCCCGATTCAGATTGCCAGCATTCAAACTATGTCGAAGCGGCAGTGGTGGAAGCAGTGGGTGCCCGACGTGGTGTTCTACGACGAGGGCCACATTACCCTGTTTAGCCAGGTGGGCAAAAAAGTGCTCAAAACCTTTCCCGACGCCGTGCACCTGGTGATGACGGCCACCCCCAAGCGCCTGGGCAAAGAGCAGCTGGGCGACTACATGGATACGCTAGTGGCCTCGCCCGTGCCCAGCGACCTGCAGCAGCGGGGCTTTTTAGCGCCCATGAAGTACTACAGCATGCCGCCCGATGGGGTCGCCAACCTTAAAGAAGTCAAGACCGTGCGGGGCGACTACGACGAAGCCGGGCTAAAGAATGCCTGCGATCGCCCCGAGCTGATCGAAAAAATCGTCCGCGAGTGGCAGCGCCTCTGCCCCGGCAAGCGCACCATCGCTTTTTGTGTCGATATTGAGCACGCTCGCCACGTGGCCGACGCCTTTAACGCGGCGGGCATCACCGCCGACACGGTCGAGGGCGGCACTCCGATCAAAGACCGCAAGCGCATGTATGGCGACCTAAGGGACGAAAAAATCCTGGTGCTGACCTCCTGCAACGTGATCAGCATCGGCTTTGACGAGCCCAGCGTCGAGGTGGGGCTAATGCTGCGGCCCACCCAATCCAGCGCCCTACACCTGCAACAGATTGGCCGGGTGATGCGAATCTCGCCCCACACGGGCAAGCAGTACGGCATCATTCTCGATCAAGCGGGCAACCTGGAGCGGCTGGGCTTCCCTGAAGATATTAAGGACTACCACCTGCCCGTGCAGGAGCAAAGCACCGGGGGTGGCAATCCACCGCCTAAGAAACCTTGCCCACAATGTGGCTATATGGTGCTGTCATTTGTTGTTCAATGTCCCGAGTGTAATCATCAGTGGATCACTGAACGAGCGCTTAACTTAGAGGATTTGGTAGAGATTTACTCAGTCCAGCAAGCTCACCAAATTGATGATGTCTCAATTTTGAAGAAGTTATTTCACGGCCAAAGGCGCAGTGCCTATGCCCGTTGGATTAATAGTAATAAACATAGATGTGATGGAAATTCTCCTGATGCAGCCAAAGGCTTGTTTAAGCAGCATTGTGGCCGTTTCCCGAAAGATGAGTGGTGCCTAGGTTCAATTTTGGGATTAAACCCTACTAAAGAGCAGATGCAGGAATTCTTAGACTATTTACAAAAGTGCTCTAAGCGCGCTGGCAAACGCCCGGAGTGGGTTGTATATGAGTTTGAGAAAGAGTGTGGCCCAGGTAGCTTTCAGCGGTTCGCTTACATGCGCCAGGCTATTTAA
- a CDS encoding aldo/keto reductase: METRRLGNTDIEITPLIFGTWQAGKSGWVGIEDQAVIDAMRAALDAGITTFDTAEVYGSGCSEELVGKALGDRRDRVILATKVFANHLKADQVIEACENSLKRMQTEVIDLYQIHWPSGSFKSEVVPIGETMGALNQLKEQGKIRAIGVSNFSVPQIEAAMQFGRIDSLQPPYSLFWRGVEAELLPYCVENNLTILAYSSLAQGLLTGKFGPDQQFPKEDIRRKNKLFQPPIYDKAQAALEQLRPIASRYHTTLGNLALAWLIAQPQTTAIVGARNAEQAVENARAAAIALSADDLAEIDAISRTVTDHLPTDPVMWAFG, translated from the coding sequence ATGGAAACTCGCAGGCTCGGCAATACCGATATTGAAATCACGCCGCTGATTTTTGGTACCTGGCAGGCGGGCAAGAGCGGCTGGGTCGGTATAGAAGACCAGGCGGTGATCGACGCCATGCGGGCGGCGCTGGATGCCGGGATCACCACCTTCGACACGGCGGAGGTCTACGGCAGTGGATGTTCTGAGGAGCTGGTGGGCAAGGCGCTGGGGGACAGGCGCGATCGCGTTATCCTCGCCACCAAAGTTTTCGCCAACCACCTCAAGGCCGACCAGGTGATCGAGGCCTGTGAGAATTCCCTCAAGCGTATGCAGACCGAGGTGATTGACCTGTACCAGATCCACTGGCCGTCGGGCTCGTTTAAGAGCGAGGTGGTGCCCATCGGCGAAACCATGGGGGCGCTGAACCAGCTGAAGGAGCAGGGCAAAATTCGGGCGATCGGGGTGTCGAACTTTTCGGTACCGCAGATTGAAGCGGCCATGCAGTTTGGTCGCATCGATAGCCTTCAGCCGCCCTATTCCCTCTTTTGGCGCGGGGTAGAGGCCGAGCTGCTGCCCTACTGTGTAGAAAACAACCTGACCATTCTCGCCTACTCATCCCTGGCCCAGGGGTTGCTGACCGGCAAGTTTGGCCCCGACCAGCAATTCCCTAAAGAGGACATTCGCCGCAAAAACAAGCTGTTTCAGCCCCCGATTTACGACAAGGCCCAGGCTGCCCTGGAACAGCTGCGTCCGATCGCCAGCCGCTACCACACCACCCTGGGCAATCTGGCCCTGGCCTGGCTGATTGCCCAGCCGCAGACGACGGCGATCGTGGGGGCGCGCAACGCTGAGCAGGCGGTGGAAAACGCCAGGGCGGCGGCGATCGCCCTCTCTGCAGACGACCTGGCAGAAATTGACGCCATCAGCCGCACCGTCACCGACCACCTGCCCACCGACCCGGTGATGTGGGCCTTTGGGTGA